One genomic region from Sciurus carolinensis chromosome 2, mSciCar1.2, whole genome shotgun sequence encodes:
- the Gabpb1 gene encoding GA-binding protein subunit beta-1 isoform X5 yields the protein MSLVDLGKKLLEAARAGQDDEVRILMANGAPFTTDWLGTSPLHLAAQYGHYSTTEVLLRAGVSRDARTKVDRTPLHMAASEGHASIVEVLLKHGADVNAKDMLKMTALHWATEHNHQEVVELLIKYGADVHTQSKFCKTAFDISIDNGNEDLAEILQIAMQNQINTNPESPDTVTIHAATPQFIIGPGGVVNLTGLVSSENSSKATDETGVSAVQFGNSSTSVLATLAALAEASAPLSNSSETPVVATEEVVTAESVDGAIQQVVSSGGQQVITIVTDGIQLGNLHSIPTSGIGQPIIVTMPDGQQVLTVPATDIAEETVISEEPPAKRQCIEIIENRVESAEIEVRSLLPGKRSSSETAG from the exons ATGTCCCTGGTAGATTTGGGAAAGAAGCTTTTAGAAGCGGCACGAGCAGGTCAAGATGATGAAGTTCGTATTTTGATGGCAAATGGAGCTCCTTTTACTACAGACTGG CTGGGAACCTCTCCACTTCATCTGGCAGCACAGTATGGGCATTATTCCACCACAGAGGTACTACTACGAGCTGGTGTAAGTAGGGATGCCAGAACCAAAGTGGACCGAACACCATTACACATGGCAGCTTCTGAGGGCCATGCCAGCATAGTAGAGGTTTTGCTTAAG catgGTGCTGACGTCAATGCAAAGGACATGTTAAAGATGACAGCTCTGCATTGGGCCACAGAACACAATCATcaagaggtggtggaacttttaatcAAATATGGTGCTGATGTACACACGCAAAGTAAATTTTGTAAAACTGCATTTGATATTTCAATAGACAATGGAAATGAAGATTTAGCAGAAATATTACAG ATTGCTATGCAGAACCAAATCAACACAAACCCAGAGAGTCCTGACACTGTGACGATACATGCTGCAACACCACAGTTTATCATTGGACCTGGAGGGGTGGTGAACCTAACAGGTCTGGTATCTTCAGAAAATTCATCCAAGGCAACAG aTGAAACAGGTGTGTCTGCTGTTCAGTTTGGAAACTCCTCTACATCAGTGTTAGCTACGTTAGCTGCCTTAGCTGAAGCCTCTGCTCCATTATCCAATTCTTCAGAAACTCCAG taGTGGCCACAGAAGAAGTGGTTACTGCAGAATCTGTGGATGGTGCAATTCAGCAAGTAGTTAGTTCAGGGGGTCAACAAGTCATCACAATAGTTACAGATGGAATTCAGCTTGGAAATTTGCACTCCATTCCAACCAGTGGAATAGGTCAGCCCATCATTGTGACCATGCCAGATGGACAGCAAG taTTAACAGTACCAGCAACAGACATTGCTGAAGAAACTGTTATAAGTGAAGAACCACCAGCTAAGAGACAATGTATCGAAATAATTGAAAACCGGGTGGAATCTGCAGAAATAGAAGTAAGGAGTCTTTTACCCG
- the Gabpb1 gene encoding GA-binding protein subunit beta-1 isoform X6 codes for MSLVDLGKKLLEAARAGQDDEVRILMANGAPFTTDWLGTSPLHLAAQYGHYSTTEVLLRAGVSRDARTKVDRTPLHMAASEGHASIVEVLLKHGADVNAKDMLKMTALHWATEHNHQEVVELLIKYGADVHTQSKFCKTAFDISIDNGNEDLAEILQIAMQNQINTNPESPDTVTIHAATPQFIIGPGGVVNLTDETGVSAVQFGNSSTSVLATLAALAEASAPLSNSSETPVVATEEVVTAESVDGAIQQVVSSGGQQVITIVTDGIQLGNLHSIPTSGIGQPIIVTMPDGQQVLTVPATDIAEETVISEEPPAKRQCIEIIENRVESAEIEVRSLLPGKRSSSETAG; via the exons ATGTCCCTGGTAGATTTGGGAAAGAAGCTTTTAGAAGCGGCACGAGCAGGTCAAGATGATGAAGTTCGTATTTTGATGGCAAATGGAGCTCCTTTTACTACAGACTGG CTGGGAACCTCTCCACTTCATCTGGCAGCACAGTATGGGCATTATTCCACCACAGAGGTACTACTACGAGCTGGTGTAAGTAGGGATGCCAGAACCAAAGTGGACCGAACACCATTACACATGGCAGCTTCTGAGGGCCATGCCAGCATAGTAGAGGTTTTGCTTAAG catgGTGCTGACGTCAATGCAAAGGACATGTTAAAGATGACAGCTCTGCATTGGGCCACAGAACACAATCATcaagaggtggtggaacttttaatcAAATATGGTGCTGATGTACACACGCAAAGTAAATTTTGTAAAACTGCATTTGATATTTCAATAGACAATGGAAATGAAGATTTAGCAGAAATATTACAG ATTGCTATGCAGAACCAAATCAACACAAACCCAGAGAGTCCTGACACTGTGACGATACATGCTGCAACACCACAGTTTATCATTGGACCTGGAGGGGTGGTGAACCTAACAG aTGAAACAGGTGTGTCTGCTGTTCAGTTTGGAAACTCCTCTACATCAGTGTTAGCTACGTTAGCTGCCTTAGCTGAAGCCTCTGCTCCATTATCCAATTCTTCAGAAACTCCAG taGTGGCCACAGAAGAAGTGGTTACTGCAGAATCTGTGGATGGTGCAATTCAGCAAGTAGTTAGTTCAGGGGGTCAACAAGTCATCACAATAGTTACAGATGGAATTCAGCTTGGAAATTTGCACTCCATTCCAACCAGTGGAATAGGTCAGCCCATCATTGTGACCATGCCAGATGGACAGCAAG taTTAACAGTACCAGCAACAGACATTGCTGAAGAAACTGTTATAAGTGAAGAACCACCAGCTAAGAGACAATGTATCGAAATAATTGAAAACCGGGTGGAATCTGCAGAAATAGAAGTAAGGAGTCTTTTACCCG